One genomic region from Yersinia canariae encodes:
- the rarD gene encoding EamA family transporter RarD has product MDKQRTRQGIFFALAAYFIWGIAPAYFKLIQQVPADEILTHRIIWSFFFMLILLTVSRNWPQVRHAIQNRKRLLLLAVTAVLIASNWLLFIWAVNHNHMLEASLGYFINPLVNVLFGMLFLGERFRRMQWVAVALAFGGVLIQLWQFGSLPVIGLGLAITFALYGLIRKKLGIDAQTGMLVETMWLLPIAAVYLFFIADSPTSHMAANAWSLNVLLAAAGVVTTIPLLFFTAAATRLRLSTLGFFQYLGPTLMFILAVTFYGETIGNDKMVTFVFIWAALLLFTLDALYTQRKLRA; this is encoded by the coding sequence ATGGATAAACAACGAACCCGTCAGGGCATTTTTTTTGCTCTGGCCGCCTATTTTATTTGGGGGATCGCCCCCGCTTACTTCAAGCTCATCCAACAGGTGCCGGCTGATGAAATTTTGACTCATCGGATTATCTGGTCATTTTTCTTTATGCTGATTCTGCTGACGGTCAGCCGCAATTGGCCGCAGGTTCGCCATGCTATTCAAAATCGCAAACGCCTACTATTACTGGCAGTTACTGCGGTATTGATTGCCAGTAACTGGTTATTATTTATTTGGGCGGTCAACCACAACCATATGCTGGAAGCCAGTCTGGGCTATTTTATCAACCCATTGGTCAATGTGTTATTTGGCATGTTATTTCTTGGCGAGCGTTTTCGTCGTATGCAATGGGTCGCGGTGGCACTGGCTTTCGGCGGGGTGTTAATTCAGCTGTGGCAATTTGGTTCACTACCAGTGATTGGTTTAGGTCTGGCGATTACCTTTGCACTATACGGCTTGATACGCAAAAAACTGGGAATTGATGCCCAAACGGGCATGTTGGTAGAAACGATGTGGTTATTACCCATTGCGGCGGTCTACTTGTTCTTTATTGCCGACAGCCCGACCAGTCACATGGCGGCAAATGCCTGGTCATTGAATGTCCTCTTAGCCGCTGCGGGGGTGGTTACCACCATTCCTCTGCTGTTCTTCACTGCCGCCGCCACTCGTTTACGGTTATCAACACTGGGTTTCTTCCAGTATTTGGGGCCAACACTGATGTTTATTCTGGCGGTCACATTCTATGGTGAGACTATCGGCAACGATAAAATGGTGACTTTCGTCTTTATCTGGGCGGCGCTCTTGTTGTTCACGCTGGATGCGCTTTACACCCAACGTAAGCTACGCGCTTAA
- a CDS encoding WbuC family cupin fold metalloprotein produces MKQITQQSLMQLSQQAQQSPRQRANLNFHPQLDDAIQRLAIAMEPETYVRPHRHPHTWELLTALQGNFIVLLFDESGKVTHRAVLGQETAILEIPANVWHAVLSLEKGAVIFEVKHGPYQPVAYEDVAHWSPAEGEPDVNRIMAWYAVADIGANYQK; encoded by the coding sequence ATGAAGCAAATTACCCAGCAATCCCTGATGCAACTGAGCCAACAAGCCCAACAATCGCCGCGTCAGAGGGCCAACCTCAACTTCCATCCGCAGCTTGATGATGCCATACAGCGCCTGGCTATCGCGATGGAGCCGGAGACCTATGTCCGTCCTCATCGTCACCCTCACACGTGGGAATTACTAACAGCATTGCAAGGCAACTTTATCGTGTTGTTATTTGATGAGAGCGGAAAGGTAACACACCGAGCGGTGCTGGGTCAGGAAACCGCCATTCTGGAAATCCCTGCCAATGTATGGCACGCCGTGCTGTCACTGGAAAAAGGGGCGGTTATTTTTGAAGTGAAACACGGCCCTTATCAGCCAGTTGCTTATGAAGATGTTGCCCATTGGTCACCGGCTGAGGGTGAGCCCGACGTAAATCGAATTATGGCATGGTATGCCGTGGCAGATATTGGGGCAAACTATCAGAAATAA
- the corA gene encoding magnesium/cobalt transporter CorA — MLSAFKLSNNRLSRLELDESDDLTTSLWVDLVEPEEGERERVQNELGQSLATRPELDDIEASARFFEDEDGLHIHSFFYYEDAEDHAGNSTVAFTIRDGRLYTLRERELPAFRLYRMRTRNQTLVDGNAYELLLDLFETKIEQLADEIENIYSDLEALSRVIMEGQQGDEYDAALSTLAEQEDIGWKVRLCLMDTQRALNFLVRKARLPSNQLEQAREVLRDIESLLPHNESLFQKVNFLMQAAMGFINIEQNRIIKIFSVVSVVFLPPTLVASSYGMNFEFMPELRWSFGYPGAISLMIIAGLAPYLYFKRKNWL, encoded by the coding sequence ATGCTGAGCGCATTTAAATTAAGTAACAATCGCTTATCCCGTTTGGAGCTGGATGAATCAGATGACCTGACTACCTCACTTTGGGTCGATTTAGTCGAGCCAGAAGAGGGGGAGCGGGAACGCGTCCAGAATGAGTTAGGGCAAAGTCTGGCGACCCGGCCAGAGTTGGACGACATCGAGGCTTCAGCACGATTCTTTGAAGATGAGGATGGGCTGCATATTCACTCCTTCTTCTATTATGAAGATGCTGAAGACCATGCCGGTAACTCAACCGTGGCATTTACTATCCGTGATGGCCGCCTTTATACCCTGCGCGAACGCGAATTACCGGCATTCCGTTTGTATCGTATGCGTACGCGAAATCAGACATTGGTTGACGGCAATGCTTATGAATTGCTGCTGGACTTGTTTGAAACCAAAATTGAACAGCTGGCAGATGAAATCGAGAATATTTACAGCGATTTGGAGGCCTTAAGCCGCGTTATCATGGAAGGCCAGCAGGGCGATGAATATGATGCCGCACTCTCGACGTTGGCAGAACAGGAAGATATCGGCTGGAAAGTTCGGCTGTGTCTGATGGATACCCAGCGAGCGCTGAATTTCTTGGTACGTAAGGCCCGTTTGCCCAGTAACCAGTTGGAGCAAGCTCGTGAGGTGCTGCGCGATATCGAATCCTTGTTGCCGCATAATGAATCCCTATTCCAGAAAGTAAACTTCCTGATGCAAGCGGCGATGGGTTTTATCAATATTGAACAGAACCGTATCATCAAGATTTTCTCGGTCGTATCAGTTGTTTTCCTGCCACCAACATTGGTGGCGTCCAGTTACGGGATGAACTTTGAGTTTATGCCGGAATTAAGGTGGTCGTTCGGTTATCCCGGGGCGATTAGTTTGATGATTATTGCGGGTCTGGCACCATATTTGTATTTCAAACGCAAAAACTGGCTTTAA
- the xerC gene encoding tyrosine recombinase XerC: MTELSVSLAPQVEGFLRYLKVERQLSPLTITSYRRQLQALIEMGEQMGLVNWQTLDAAQVRSFVSRSKRAGLHSSSLALRLSALRSFLDWLVSQGILTANPAKGVSTPRSGRHLPKNIDVDEVDKLLDIDLNDPLAVRDRAMLEVMYGAGLRLSELVGMNCKHVDLVGGEVWVMGKGSKERKVPIGRTAVTWLEHWLELRELFEPQDDAIFLANTGKRISARNVQKRFAEWGVKQGVSSHIHPHKLRHSFATHMLESSGDLRAVQELLGHANLTTTQIYTHLDFQHLATVYDAAHPRAKRGKS; this comes from the coding sequence ATGACCGAGCTCAGCGTTTCGCTCGCCCCGCAGGTCGAGGGGTTCCTGCGCTACCTGAAAGTTGAACGTCAGCTTAGTCCGCTAACTATTACCAGCTATCGGCGTCAGTTGCAGGCCTTAATAGAAATGGGCGAACAAATGGGTTTGGTTAACTGGCAAACGCTGGATGCCGCTCAGGTTCGCTCCTTTGTTTCCCGCAGTAAACGTGCCGGTTTACACTCATCAAGCTTGGCTTTACGGCTCTCAGCTTTGCGCAGTTTCCTCGACTGGCTCGTCAGTCAGGGCATACTGACAGCCAATCCTGCCAAAGGCGTGAGCACTCCGCGCTCTGGTCGCCATCTGCCGAAAAATATTGATGTCGATGAAGTCGATAAACTGCTGGATATCGACTTGAATGACCCGCTGGCTGTGCGTGACCGGGCGATGCTGGAAGTGATGTATGGCGCGGGTTTACGTTTATCCGAACTGGTCGGAATGAACTGTAAACATGTGGATTTGGTCGGCGGTGAAGTGTGGGTGATGGGTAAGGGCAGCAAAGAGCGCAAAGTGCCCATCGGCAGGACGGCAGTCACATGGCTGGAACACTGGCTGGAGCTGCGAGAATTGTTTGAGCCGCAGGATGACGCTATCTTCTTAGCCAATACCGGTAAGCGAATTTCAGCACGTAACGTACAAAAACGCTTTGCTGAGTGGGGCGTAAAACAAGGGGTCAGTAGTCATATTCACCCCCATAAATTGCGTCATTCTTTTGCCACTCACATGCTGGAATCCAGTGGAGATTTGCGCGCAGTGCAAGAGTTACTGGGCCACGCCAATCTGACCACTACGCAAATTTATACTCATCTAGACTTTCAACATCTGGCAACAGTGTATGATGCTGCTCATCCACGGGCCAAACGAGGCAAATCCTGA
- a CDS encoding thioesterase family protein, whose product MPVTPLTLESARNFIGEIFVYHMPFNRELGLKLTRFEQDYAEITFDNNDKLVGNIAQRILHGGVIAAVLDVAAGLVCVGNSLVRHEPLIQEQLQMKLAKMGTIDLRVDYLRPGRGEHFIASSRILRSGNKVSVARVELHNESQMHIASATATYLVG is encoded by the coding sequence ATGCCTGTTACCCCTTTAACTCTGGAGAGCGCCCGCAACTTCATCGGTGAGATCTTCGTTTATCACATGCCATTTAACCGCGAATTAGGATTAAAATTAACTCGTTTCGAGCAAGATTATGCCGAAATTACCTTTGATAATAATGACAAACTGGTGGGTAACATTGCGCAACGGATTTTGCACGGCGGTGTTATTGCTGCCGTACTAGATGTTGCCGCAGGTTTAGTGTGTGTCGGGAACAGTCTGGTTCGTCATGAGCCGTTGATACAAGAACAACTGCAAATGAAGCTAGCGAAAATGGGGACAATTGACCTGCGAGTCGACTATTTGCGTCCTGGTCGTGGTGAGCATTTTATTGCCAGCAGCCGTATTTTACGAAGTGGTAACAAAGTCTCTGTTGCCAGAGTTGAGCTGCATAATGAGAGCCAAATGCATATCGCCAGTGCAACTGCGACCTATTTGGTTGGCTAA
- a CDS encoding phosphoenolpyruvate hydrolase family protein yields the protein MPKFQRQAILAKFREMIARREPIIGGGAGTGLSAKCEEAGGIDLIVIYNSGRYRMAGRGSLAGLLAYGNANEIVVDMAKEVLPVVKKTPVLAGVNGTDPFCQFDHFLDQLKDLGFSGVQNFPTVGLIDGNFRANLEETGMGYGLEVDMIRLAHEKDLLTTPYVFSAEDAVAMTQAGADIIVPHMGLTTGGNIGADTALKLADCVPLINEWAAAAKAVRQDIIVLCHGGPISTPEDAQYIMDNCPQCDGFYGASSMERLPTEIALTDTTKKFKNITR from the coding sequence ATGCCAAAATTTCAACGCCAGGCCATATTGGCCAAATTCCGGGAAATGATTGCCCGCCGTGAGCCGATTATCGGTGGCGGCGCGGGGACAGGGCTGTCGGCCAAATGTGAAGAAGCCGGTGGTATTGATTTAATTGTTATCTATAACTCAGGCCGCTATCGCATGGCCGGCCGTGGTTCGCTGGCGGGTCTGCTGGCCTACGGCAATGCTAATGAAATTGTGGTCGATATGGCAAAAGAAGTCCTGCCTGTAGTCAAGAAAACGCCGGTGTTGGCGGGAGTTAATGGCACCGACCCATTCTGTCAATTTGACCACTTTTTGGATCAGTTGAAGGACTTGGGCTTTTCGGGCGTGCAGAACTTCCCAACGGTTGGCTTAATCGACGGTAATTTCCGCGCCAATCTCGAAGAAACCGGCATGGGCTATGGTTTGGAAGTGGACATGATTCGTCTCGCCCACGAAAAAGACCTGCTGACGACACCGTATGTCTTCAGCGCTGAAGATGCCGTCGCCATGACCCAAGCGGGTGCCGATATTATTGTTCCTCACATGGGGTTGACCACCGGCGGCAATATTGGCGCTGACACCGCATTGAAACTGGCAGATTGTGTTCCTCTGATTAACGAATGGGCCGCTGCGGCAAAAGCTGTGCGCCAAGACATCATTGTCCTGTGCCACGGCGGGCCTATCTCTACCCCAGAAGATGCCCAATACATTATGGATAATTGCCCACAATGTGATGGTTTTTACGGTGCCAGCTCAATGGAACGGCTACCGACAGAAATTGCACTGACTGACACCACTAAGAAGTTTAAAAATATAACGCGTTGA
- a CDS encoding TetR/AcrR family transcriptional regulator, which produces MNHQDKQEHVSPSLTTIRARTRRLLIDTAMAMYEQGAFPSITEVANAAQLSRATAYRYFPTQSALVSAMVDESLGPILEWQPIQPDARQRIAELLSFAYPQMLQHEGVLRAALHLSLEQWANNRSNPNNEEKLIRGNRKRLLKLAVEPLEGKLAPEALQRVIYAFSLIYGSEVFMVLKDIWHLDEAGIQDVTQWMGKAILLQAETDAKQAAQGESEPLTP; this is translated from the coding sequence GTGAATCATCAGGATAAACAAGAACACGTCTCTCCATCGCTAACCACCATCAGGGCCAGAACCCGGCGGTTACTTATCGACACCGCGATGGCGATGTATGAACAAGGTGCATTCCCATCAATCACAGAAGTAGCAAACGCGGCCCAACTCTCTCGTGCCACGGCTTACCGCTATTTCCCGACACAAAGTGCATTAGTCTCTGCCATGGTCGATGAAAGCCTTGGGCCAATACTGGAATGGCAACCCATTCAGCCCGATGCACGCCAGCGGATTGCTGAATTACTCTCTTTTGCTTATCCGCAGATGTTGCAACACGAAGGCGTGCTGCGAGCGGCGCTGCATTTATCCTTAGAGCAATGGGCCAACAACCGCAGTAATCCAAATAATGAAGAGAAGTTAATCCGCGGCAACCGTAAACGGCTGTTAAAACTGGCAGTTGAGCCATTGGAAGGGAAATTGGCACCAGAAGCACTGCAAAGAGTTATCTATGCCTTTTCATTAATTTATGGGTCAGAAGTTTTTATGGTACTGAAAGATATATGGCATTTAGATGAAGCTGGAATTCAGGATGTTACCCAGTGGATGGGCAAAGCCATTTTGCTACAAGCGGAAACCGATGCAAAACAAGCGGCTCAAGGCGAATCAGAGCCGCTAACACCGTGA
- a CDS encoding DUF484 domain-containing protein, translating into MKSYEEQVLEAIELDDDAVMQYLLQNPDFFIRNARLVEQMHIPHPVRGTVSLVEWQLGRQRNQIGQLEEEITLLMEQAGLNEVLFNRLLQLQGNLAAASSLQDMLNRLQRWARDFGLAGANVRLFTDRWQIGAPSDFTHLGLSRHAFEPMRIQRLGNDRHYLGSLNGPELLLLLPQAKQVGSVALSLLGKDGDLGVIVFSSRDIQHYQQGMGTVMLNQLSTLLPSLLERWIEPI; encoded by the coding sequence ATGAAAAGTTATGAGGAGCAGGTGCTAGAGGCTATCGAATTAGACGACGACGCCGTGATGCAGTATTTATTGCAAAATCCCGACTTCTTTATCCGCAATGCTCGTTTGGTTGAACAGATGCATATTCCCCATCCGGTGAGAGGCACAGTCTCGCTGGTGGAATGGCAACTGGGCCGCCAGCGTAACCAGATAGGTCAGTTGGAAGAAGAGATTACGTTACTGATGGAGCAGGCCGGTTTGAATGAAGTGCTGTTCAACCGCTTACTGCAACTGCAAGGCAACCTTGCCGCCGCCAGTAGCTTACAAGATATGCTGAATCGCTTGCAGCGCTGGGCCAGAGATTTTGGTCTGGCCGGGGCTAATGTCAGGCTGTTCACTGACCGCTGGCAGATAGGCGCGCCATCAGATTTCACCCATTTGGGCCTGTCTCGCCATGCTTTTGAGCCAATGCGCATTCAGCGGCTGGGTAATGATCGCCATTATCTTGGCAGCTTGAATGGCCCGGAATTGTTACTGTTATTGCCCCAAGCTAAGCAAGTTGGTTCAGTGGCGCTGTCATTGTTGGGCAAAGACGGCGATCTGGGCGTGATTGTCTTCAGCAGTCGCGATATACAGCATTATCAGCAAGGCATGGGCACCGTGATGCTTAATCAGTTATCTACATTGTTGCCAAGCCTGCTGGAGCGCTGGATAGAGCCTATATGA
- the yigB gene encoding 5-amino-6-(5-phospho-D-ribitylamino)uracil phosphatase YigB, whose amino-acid sequence MHFYRPLERISAITFDLDDTLYDNRPVISRTEQESVAFLQQYHPNLAQLQAADLHRFRSEILAQDPDVYHDVTQWRWHAIELGLIRHGLNKSQAQCGADAAMENFALWRSRIYVPPATHDTLSALAEHYPLVAITNGNADPKACGLDNYFQFVLRSGPHGRAKPFRDMYHKAANHLDIPLKHILHVGDDLTTDVAGSLRCGMQACWINDREQSLMTASDSRLLPHIEISQLASLTALL is encoded by the coding sequence ATGCATTTTTATCGTCCACTTGAACGTATTTCCGCTATTACCTTCGATTTGGATGACACCCTGTATGACAATCGGCCGGTGATATCCCGTACAGAACAAGAGTCTGTGGCGTTTTTACAACAGTATCATCCCAATTTGGCACAGTTACAGGCCGCAGATTTGCATCGTTTTCGCAGTGAAATACTGGCGCAAGATCCCGATGTTTATCACGATGTCACTCAGTGGCGCTGGCATGCCATCGAGCTGGGCCTCATTCGCCACGGCTTGAATAAGTCACAAGCGCAATGTGGGGCCGATGCAGCCATGGAAAACTTTGCCTTATGGCGCAGCCGTATTTATGTGCCGCCCGCCACACATGACACTCTGAGCGCGTTAGCCGAGCATTATCCCTTGGTCGCCATTACCAATGGCAATGCGGATCCTAAAGCCTGTGGTCTGGATAATTATTTCCAGTTTGTCTTGCGCTCCGGCCCCCATGGCCGTGCCAAACCTTTCCGCGATATGTACCATAAGGCGGCGAATCATCTGGATATTCCGCTGAAACATATCTTGCATGTCGGTGATGATTTGACCACGGATGTCGCCGGTTCGCTACGTTGCGGTATGCAAGCATGCTGGATTAATGACCGCGAACAAAGCCTGATGACGGCCAGTGATAGCCGGTTATTGCCCCATATTGAGATTTCGCAGTTGGCTTCCCTGACAGCATTGCTATAA
- the uvrD gene encoding DNA helicase II, whose amino-acid sequence MDVSDLLDSLNEKQREAVAAPRCNLLVLAGAGSGKTRVLVHRIAWLLSVENASPYSIIAVTFTNKAAAEMRHRIEHLIGTSQGGMWIGTFHGLAHRLLRAHHMDANLPQDFQILDSDDQLRLLKRLVKALNLDEKQWPPRQAMWYINGKKDEGLRPQHIESYGNPVEATWLRIYQAYQEACDRAGLVDFAELLLRAHELWLNKPHILNHYRERFTNILVDEFQDTNNIQYAWIRLLAGDRSNVMIVGDDDQSIYGWRGAQVENIQRFLKDFPGAETIRLEQNYRSTSNILTAANTLIANNDGRMGKNLWTDGAEGEPISLYCAFNELDEARFVVNRIKAWQDNGGALNDCAILYRSNAQSRVLEEALLQTAMPYRIYGGQRFFERQEIKDALAYLRLISNRNDDAAFERVVNTPTRGIGDRTLDVIRQTARDRQLTLWQSTRAMLQEKVLAGRAASALQRFVELVDSLAHETSDMPLHVQTDRVIRDSGLWSMYEQEKGEKGQARVENLEELVNATRQYSYQDEDQDLMPLQAFLSHAALEAGEGQADAYQDAVQLMTLHSAKGLEFPQVFIVGMEEGMFPSQMSLDEGGRLEEERRLAYVGVTRAMQKLTLCYAESRRLYGKEVNHRPSRFIGELPQECVEEVRLRATVSRPVNHRSMGTPMNENDSGFSLGQRVRHPKFGEGTIVNLEGSGEHSRLQVAFPGEGIKWLVAAYARLEAV is encoded by the coding sequence ATGGACGTTTCTGATCTGCTCGACAGCCTGAATGAAAAACAACGCGAAGCCGTGGCCGCGCCACGCTGCAACCTGTTGGTACTGGCCGGTGCAGGCAGCGGCAAAACACGGGTGCTGGTTCATCGTATTGCCTGGTTGTTATCGGTAGAAAATGCCTCCCCATATTCCATTATCGCAGTCACCTTTACCAATAAAGCGGCGGCTGAAATGCGCCACCGTATTGAACATTTGATTGGCACCAGCCAGGGCGGAATGTGGATTGGGACTTTCCACGGTCTGGCGCATCGGTTGCTGCGCGCTCACCATATGGATGCCAATCTGCCGCAGGATTTCCAAATTCTCGACAGCGACGACCAATTGCGCTTATTAAAACGCTTGGTTAAAGCCTTGAATTTAGATGAGAAACAATGGCCGCCGCGTCAGGCAATGTGGTATATCAACGGCAAAAAAGATGAAGGGCTACGACCACAACATATTGAGAGCTATGGCAATCCGGTCGAAGCTACGTGGCTGCGTATTTATCAGGCCTATCAGGAAGCGTGTGACCGCGCAGGTTTGGTGGATTTTGCCGAGCTATTATTGCGTGCCCACGAGTTGTGGCTGAATAAGCCACACATTCTGAATCATTATCGCGAGCGCTTTACCAACATTCTGGTGGATGAGTTTCAGGATACCAATAACATTCAATACGCCTGGATTCGCCTGCTGGCAGGGGATCGTTCCAACGTGATGATTGTCGGCGACGACGACCAATCAATCTATGGCTGGCGTGGGGCGCAGGTGGAAAACATCCAGCGCTTTCTGAAAGATTTCCCGGGTGCTGAAACCATCCGATTAGAGCAAAATTACCGCTCGACCAGCAATATCCTGACAGCGGCAAATACCTTAATTGCTAATAATGATGGCCGCATGGGGAAAAACCTGTGGACCGACGGCGCTGAAGGTGAGCCGATTTCACTCTATTGTGCCTTTAATGAATTAGATGAAGCCCGTTTTGTCGTGAACCGCATTAAAGCTTGGCAAGACAATGGTGGTGCGCTGAATGATTGCGCCATCTTGTATCGCAGTAACGCCCAGTCACGTGTTTTGGAAGAGGCCTTATTACAGACCGCCATGCCGTACCGGATATATGGCGGTCAGCGCTTCTTCGAACGTCAAGAAATCAAAGACGCACTGGCTTATCTGCGCCTCATTTCTAATCGCAATGATGATGCGGCCTTTGAGCGGGTCGTGAATACGCCAACCCGTGGTATCGGCGATCGCACCTTAGATGTTATTCGCCAAACTGCCCGTGACCGCCAGTTAACCTTGTGGCAGTCAACTCGCGCCATGTTGCAGGAAAAAGTGCTGGCAGGCCGTGCGGCTTCTGCATTGCAACGTTTTGTCGAGTTAGTCGACTCACTGGCACATGAGACGTCGGATATGCCGCTGCATGTCCAAACTGACCGAGTGATTCGTGACTCCGGTTTATGGTCAATGTATGAGCAGGAAAAAGGCGAAAAAGGTCAGGCGCGGGTTGAGAACCTTGAAGAGCTGGTCAATGCGACCCGCCAGTACAGCTATCAGGACGAAGATCAGGATCTGATGCCATTACAGGCATTCCTCTCTCATGCGGCGCTGGAGGCCGGAGAAGGCCAAGCTGATGCTTATCAGGATGCGGTGCAGCTCATGACTCTCCATTCAGCAAAAGGGTTGGAGTTCCCGCAGGTATTCATCGTCGGTATGGAAGAGGGCATGTTCCCGAGCCAGATGTCATTGGATGAAGGTGGGCGTCTGGAAGAAGAACGGCGGCTAGCCTATGTTGGGGTCACCCGTGCAATGCAGAAACTAACTCTTTGCTATGCCGAGAGTCGCCGTCTGTACGGCAAAGAAGTCAATCATCGACCATCACGTTTTATCGGCGAATTGCCGCAGGAATGTGTCGAAGAAGTGCGGTTACGCGCAACGGTCTCTCGTCCGGTAAACCACCGCAGTATGGGAACGCCGATGAACGAAAATGACAGCGGCTTCTCACTGGGTCAGCGAGTTCGTCATCCTAAGTTTGGCGAGGGCACTATCGTGAATCTGGAAGGCAGCGGTGAACACAGCCGGTTGCAGGTGGCTTTCCCCGGCGAGGGGATTAAGTGGTTGGTGGCCGCTTACGCCCGGCTGGAAGCCGTCTAA
- a CDS encoding Tm-1-like ATP-binding domain-containing protein, protein MPRHIFIATTTDTKGDELAYVSELIKETGLTTVTVDLSTKEGKRASGADITAETVANYHPDGLQAVFCGDRGRAISAMAVAFERFIASRDDVAALLGLGGSGGTALITPAMQSLPIGIPKLMVSTMASGDVSGYIGASDIAMMYSVTDIAGLNRISRRVLSNAAHQIAGAVYFAKEESVTEDKPALGLTMFGVTTPCIQAVSAALSAEYDCLVFHATGSGGKAMEKLAESGLLAGALDLTTTEVCDLLFDGVLACGPERFDAIAHTNIPYVGSCGALDMVNFGSPATIPAKYADRLFYKHNAQVTLMRTTEQENIEMARWIGEKLNRCQGEVRFLIPEGGFSALDAPGQPFWDEKALQAFIHTLQETVIQTDKRRLVHYPFNINDPEFAQAAVENFKEIAKSPSH, encoded by the coding sequence ATGCCTCGTCATATTTTTATCGCGACAACAACAGATACCAAAGGCGATGAGCTGGCCTATGTCAGTGAGTTAATTAAAGAAACCGGCCTCACTACGGTTACGGTTGATTTATCGACGAAAGAAGGTAAACGCGCCAGCGGCGCTGATATCACGGCAGAAACGGTGGCGAACTATCATCCGGATGGGCTTCAGGCCGTCTTCTGTGGTGACAGAGGCCGGGCGATAAGTGCGATGGCGGTGGCTTTTGAGCGTTTTATTGCCAGCCGTGATGATGTAGCGGCACTTTTGGGCTTGGGCGGTTCCGGCGGTACCGCGCTAATAACTCCCGCAATGCAAAGCTTACCTATTGGTATACCTAAACTGATGGTATCAACGATGGCTTCTGGTGATGTTTCCGGTTACATCGGCGCCAGTGATATCGCCATGATGTATTCAGTAACTGATATTGCTGGCCTCAATCGTATTTCCCGCCGCGTGCTGAGCAATGCAGCTCATCAAATTGCCGGAGCGGTTTACTTTGCCAAAGAAGAATCAGTCACAGAGGATAAACCCGCGCTGGGCTTGACTATGTTTGGCGTCACCACGCCTTGTATTCAGGCGGTTAGTGCCGCGCTATCGGCAGAATATGATTGTCTGGTTTTCCACGCGACCGGCAGTGGCGGCAAAGCCATGGAAAAATTGGCCGAAAGCGGTTTACTGGCCGGTGCGCTAGATCTGACCACCACTGAAGTCTGCGACTTATTATTTGATGGAGTATTGGCCTGTGGGCCAGAAAGATTCGATGCTATTGCTCACACCAATATTCCTTACGTCGGCTCCTGTGGTGCATTAGATATGGTCAATTTTGGTAGCCCGGCGACCATTCCGGCGAAATATGCAGACCGCTTATTCTATAAACATAATGCGCAGGTCACTCTGATGCGCACCACTGAGCAAGAGAATATTGAAATGGCGCGCTGGATTGGCGAGAAATTAAATCGTTGCCAGGGAGAGGTGCGTTTCTTAATTCCAGAGGGTGGATTCTCGGCACTCGATGCGCCGGGCCAGCCTTTCTGGGATGAAAAAGCACTGCAAGCTTTCATCCATACGCTGCAAGAAACCGTGATTCAAACTGACAAACGCCGTCTGGTGCATTATCCGTTCAATATTAATGACCCAGAGTTTGCCCAAGCTGCAGTAGAAAACTTTAAAGAAATAGCAAAGAGCCCATCCCATTAG